A single region of the Chitinophaga niabensis genome encodes:
- the typA gene encoding translational GTPase TypA — MQLRNIAIIAHVDHGKTTLVDKILHSTNVFRSNQETGELIMDNNDLEKERGITILAKNVSVMYKDVKINVIDTPGHADFGGEVERVLKMADGVILLVDAFEGPMPQTRFVLQKALNLNLKPIVVINKVDKPNCRPDEVHDAVFELFFNLDATEEQLNFPTYYGSGKNGWFNDSLTPREDILPLLDGILEHVPQPKIAEGTLQMQITSLDYSTFLGRIAIGKVTRGKLVENQPISLVQADGTIKKSRVRELYIFEALGKKKVTEVYPGDICALVGLEDFGIGDTVADFENPEALPITYVDEPTMNMTFSINNSPFFGKDGKFVTSRHLRDRLMKETEKNLALRVMDTDAADSFLVYGRGILHLGVLVETMRREGYELTVGQPQVIVKMIDGKRSEPFETLVVDVPQEFASKVIDLVTRRKGEMLIMETKGDMQHLEFEIPSRGLIGLRTQMLTNTAGEAVMAHRFNEYKPWKGPIPGRNNGVLVAKEAGTTTGYSLDKLQDRGSFFVDPGEEVYKGMIIGETNKPGDLVVNPNEGKKLTNMRASGTDGAANIAPKILMTLEECMEYIQQDECIEVTPNHIRMRKTILDEEERKKYQKMLKTEEVG; from the coding sequence ATGCAATTAAGAAACATCGCCATTATCGCGCACGTAGACCACGGTAAAACTACCCTGGTGGATAAAATCCTCCACTCTACGAACGTATTCCGTTCCAACCAGGAAACGGGAGAATTGATCATGGATAATAACGACCTGGAAAAGGAACGTGGTATCACGATCTTAGCCAAGAACGTATCCGTAATGTACAAGGACGTGAAGATCAACGTGATCGATACCCCAGGCCACGCCGACTTTGGTGGAGAGGTTGAGCGGGTACTGAAAATGGCAGATGGTGTGATCCTGCTGGTGGATGCATTTGAAGGTCCGATGCCACAAACACGTTTTGTGCTGCAAAAAGCCCTCAATCTGAATTTGAAACCTATCGTTGTAATCAATAAGGTAGATAAACCTAACTGCCGTCCGGACGAAGTACATGATGCAGTATTTGAACTGTTCTTTAACCTGGACGCAACGGAAGAGCAACTGAACTTCCCTACTTACTACGGTTCAGGTAAAAACGGCTGGTTCAATGATTCATTAACGCCGCGTGAAGATATCCTGCCCCTGCTGGATGGTATCCTGGAACATGTTCCACAACCTAAGATAGCAGAAGGCACCCTGCAAATGCAGATCACTTCCCTGGATTACTCTACTTTCCTTGGCCGTATCGCCATCGGAAAAGTAACCCGTGGCAAACTGGTGGAAAACCAACCTATCTCCCTGGTACAGGCAGATGGTACTATAAAAAAATCCCGCGTTCGCGAATTATATATTTTCGAAGCCCTTGGTAAAAAGAAGGTAACTGAAGTTTACCCTGGCGATATCTGTGCATTGGTTGGCCTGGAAGATTTTGGTATTGGTGATACTGTAGCTGATTTCGAAAATCCGGAAGCGCTGCCTATCACTTATGTGGATGAGCCTACCATGAACATGACGTTCAGCATCAACAACTCTCCTTTCTTTGGTAAAGATGGTAAGTTCGTGACCTCCCGTCACCTGCGCGACCGCCTGATGAAAGAAACGGAGAAGAACCTGGCGCTGCGTGTAATGGACACAGATGCTGCTGATAGCTTCCTCGTTTATGGCCGTGGTATCCTGCACTTAGGTGTACTGGTTGAAACCATGCGTCGTGAAGGTTATGAATTAACCGTGGGTCAGCCACAGGTAATTGTGAAGATGATCGACGGTAAACGTTCTGAACCATTTGAAACCCTGGTGGTAGACGTTCCGCAGGAATTTGCTTCTAAAGTAATTGACCTCGTTACCCGCCGTAAAGGTGAAATGCTGATCATGGAAACCAAAGGTGATATGCAGCATCTGGAATTCGAGATCCCTTCCCGCGGTTTGATCGGTTTGCGTACGCAAATGCTGACCAACACTGCTGGTGAAGCTGTAATGGCTCACCGTTTCAATGAATACAAACCATGGAAAGGGCCAATTCCCGGTCGTAACAATGGCGTTCTGGTAGCTAAAGAAGCGGGTACTACTACCGGTTACTCTTTGGATAAACTGCAGGACAGAGGTTCATTCTTCGTTGATCCGGGAGAAGAGGTTTACAAAGGCATGATCATCGGTGAAACCAACAAACCTGGTGACCTGGTGGTAAACCCTAATGAAGGAAAGAAATTGACGAATATGCGTGCAAGTGGTACGGATGGTGCTGCTAACATTGCTCCGAAGATATTGATGACCCTGGAAGAATGTATGGAATACATTCAACAGGACGAGTGCATTGAAGTTACGCCCAATCATATCCGTATGCGTAAAACGATCCTCGACGAAGAAGAAAGGAAGAAGTATCAAAAAATGCTGAAGACTGAAGAGGTAGGATAA
- a CDS encoding DUF2891 domain-containing protein, giving the protein MKVITLLLGLLGTVNVFAQSPLYDVKDGQLRLTTEGALHFAQLPLKCMQHEFPYKTGIVFSDASLIKAPKDYHPAFYGCYDWHSSVHGHWMLVRLLKTFPDLPNAALIRKKLAENLSQEHINTELLIFRGKENKGFERIYGWSWLMQLQTELLTWDDPLARQLSRNIAPLAGLFNNAYRDFLKKIAYPIRVGEHTNLAFGLRLAWDYALVTNATNLQASIKETAMRFYGNDRDCPASWEPGGYDFLSPCLEEADLMWRILPAGDYQKWIQAFLPGLFQPDIQLFHIATVNDRTDGKLVHLDGLNLSRAWCLYGIAKHAGQNSAAIRDLATKHLQAALPHVASGDYAGEHWLATFAVYAMTVEY; this is encoded by the coding sequence ATGAAAGTAATTACGCTGTTGCTGGGCCTCCTGGGTACCGTGAATGTTTTCGCACAATCTCCCTTATACGATGTAAAGGATGGACAGTTGAGATTAACAACTGAAGGCGCCCTGCATTTTGCGCAATTACCACTGAAGTGCATGCAGCATGAGTTCCCCTATAAAACAGGTATTGTATTTTCAGACGCTTCCCTCATCAAAGCACCAAAGGATTATCATCCTGCATTTTATGGCTGCTACGACTGGCATAGCAGTGTTCATGGTCACTGGATGCTGGTGCGGTTATTGAAAACATTCCCGGATCTGCCCAATGCTGCATTGATCAGGAAAAAACTCGCAGAAAATTTATCACAGGAACATATCAATACGGAACTGCTCATTTTCCGGGGTAAAGAGAACAAGGGCTTTGAACGGATCTATGGTTGGAGCTGGCTGATGCAATTGCAAACAGAACTACTCACCTGGGATGATCCGCTGGCCCGTCAACTGAGCCGTAACATTGCGCCGCTCGCGGGTTTATTCAATAACGCCTACCGCGATTTCCTGAAAAAGATCGCTTATCCCATCCGCGTGGGTGAGCATACCAATCTCGCTTTCGGATTAAGGCTGGCCTGGGATTATGCCCTGGTGACCAATGCCACCAATCTCCAGGCCTCTATCAAAGAAACCGCCATGCGTTTCTATGGAAATGACAGGGATTGCCCCGCCAGCTGGGAACCCGGCGGATATGATTTTCTCTCCCCCTGCCTGGAAGAAGCAGACCTGATGTGGCGGATACTCCCTGCCGGAGATTACCAGAAATGGATACAGGCCTTCCTTCCCGGCTTATTTCAACCAGATATTCAACTCTTTCATATCGCTACCGTGAACGACAGAACAGATGGAAAACTGGTACATCTCGATGGTTTAAACCTGAGCCGTGCCTGGTGCCTTTACGGAATTGCCAAACATGCCGGCCAGAACAGCGCCGCCATCCGGGACCTTGCCACCAAACATTTACAGGCAGCCCTGCCGCATGTGGCCAGTGGCGATTATGCAGGAGAACACTGGCTTGCTACTTTTGCCGTATATGCGATGACGGTAGAATACTAG
- a CDS encoding DUF3857 domain-containing transglutaminase family protein, with protein MYRYSFLLFLLLLPAPGWAQGKNFSTAAKPGWLVPYKPDASLNTDTKDVSDGYYQLLFEEQYHVEQKTIYRHIIRHIVSETGIQNGSQINVPYNPEYEKLLFHEVLIRRNGTVINRLSPGKFKIIQKEEELSLHIYSGTYNAFYLVEDVRKGDQIEYAYSVTGENPIFANKFSEILYLTSYEPVTNFYKALIVSPARKLYFKAFNNAPEPAKRSMNGLDLYEWNLGNKVHILDPEDYQPSWYTGYPHYEISEYNSWKEVVDWAAKVNDVPLAGTELQSRIAQIKKLAGDDKEKYLLEAIRFVQDDIRYMGIEMGEYSHRPNMPEKVCRQRFGDCKDKSLLLCALLRANGITAYMAYVNTA; from the coding sequence ATGTACCGCTATTCCTTCCTGTTATTTCTGCTACTCTTGCCCGCGCCTGGTTGGGCGCAGGGAAAGAATTTTTCCACGGCCGCAAAGCCGGGATGGCTCGTTCCTTATAAGCCGGATGCTTCTTTGAACACTGACACAAAAGATGTCAGCGATGGATATTACCAGTTATTGTTTGAAGAACAATACCACGTTGAGCAAAAAACCATCTACCGGCATATCATCCGCCATATTGTTTCTGAAACCGGTATACAGAATGGTTCACAGATCAATGTTCCCTATAACCCGGAATATGAAAAGCTACTGTTCCATGAAGTGCTGATCCGCCGGAACGGAACGGTTATTAATCGTCTTAGTCCCGGTAAGTTCAAGATCATTCAGAAAGAGGAAGAACTCTCCCTGCATATCTACAGCGGCACCTACAATGCTTTTTACCTGGTAGAAGATGTGCGGAAAGGAGATCAGATCGAATATGCCTATTCTGTTACCGGGGAGAATCCCATCTTCGCCAATAAGTTTTCTGAAATATTATACCTCACCTCATACGAACCAGTCACCAATTTTTATAAGGCCCTGATCGTAAGCCCGGCCCGGAAGTTATATTTCAAGGCCTTCAATAATGCACCCGAACCGGCAAAGCGGTCCATGAATGGTCTTGACCTGTATGAGTGGAACCTGGGAAACAAAGTGCATATCCTGGACCCGGAAGATTACCAGCCTTCCTGGTATACAGGTTACCCGCATTATGAGATCAGCGAGTACAACAGCTGGAAAGAAGTGGTGGATTGGGCAGCAAAAGTGAATGATGTTCCTTTAGCCGGCACAGAATTACAATCCCGTATTGCTCAGATCAAAAAATTGGCAGGAGATGATAAGGAGAAATATCTGCTGGAAGCCATCCGTTTTGTGCAGGACGATATCCGTTACATGGGCATAGAAATGGGGGAATATTCTCATCGCCCTAATATGCCGGAAAAGGTCTGCAGGCAACGGTTTGGTGATTGCAAGGATAAATCCCTGCTGCTGTGCGCCCTCCTTCGTGCAAATGGCATCACAGCCTATATGGCTTATGTGAACACAGCCTGA
- a CDS encoding YbaB/EbfC family nucleoid-associated protein: MFGDLFGKLQEAQQKMADSKERLKHISVEGEAGNGAIKVVVSGNREVQSLEIEPGLLVAERKEELEDLLITALNRALKNAENAWETEMKGVAGGMLGGMGLPGM, from the coding sequence ATGTTCGGAGATCTGTTCGGAAAGCTGCAGGAAGCGCAGCAGAAAATGGCTGACAGTAAAGAACGCCTTAAACACATTTCAGTGGAAGGCGAAGCAGGTAATGGTGCTATAAAGGTGGTTGTGTCCGGCAACCGGGAAGTGCAAAGCCTGGAAATTGAACCAGGACTTCTGGTGGCGGAGCGGAAGGAAGAGTTGGAAGATCTGTTGATCACGGCATTGAATCGTGCTTTGAAGAATGCAGAGAACGCATGGGAAACGGAAATGAAAGGGGTGGCCGGTGGAATGCTGGGTGGAATGGGATTACCGGGGATGTAG
- a CDS encoding alpha/beta fold hydrolase — MNINAQEVKAYDAELSTYIYPYPVHFFSLANQGQRLKMAYMDVKPSKANGRTVVLLHGKNFCGAYWDSTAAALTQKGFRVIMPDQIGFGKSSKPAALQYSFQLLAQNTKALLDSLKITKVAVLGHSMGGMLAVRFTLMYPETTEKLILENPIGLEDWKTAVPYQSIDQWYKGELAQDYEKIKKYQLDNYYAGQWTAAYDKWARLLAGWTVHPDYPKVAWNAALTYDMIFTQPVYYEFEQIKVPTLLIIGQRDRTALGKANAPAAAKDTLGNYPVLGKRAAARIPSAKLVELDGIGHLPHIESFGQFRKALLEFL, encoded by the coding sequence TTGAATATAAATGCGCAGGAAGTAAAAGCGTACGATGCTGAACTCAGCACATACATCTATCCTTATCCTGTTCACTTTTTTTCCCTCGCAAATCAGGGCCAGCGGCTGAAAATGGCCTATATGGATGTGAAGCCATCCAAAGCAAACGGCAGAACAGTAGTATTGCTGCACGGCAAAAACTTCTGTGGGGCTTATTGGGATAGCACAGCTGCGGCCCTTACCCAGAAAGGGTTTCGGGTGATCATGCCGGATCAGATCGGGTTTGGGAAATCTTCAAAACCGGCAGCCCTGCAATATTCTTTTCAGCTACTCGCACAGAACACCAAAGCCCTGCTGGATTCGCTGAAGATCACGAAAGTGGCCGTACTCGGCCATTCTATGGGAGGCATGTTGGCCGTGAGGTTCACGCTGATGTATCCGGAGACGACGGAAAAACTAATCCTGGAAAATCCCATCGGGCTGGAAGACTGGAAAACAGCAGTACCTTATCAGTCCATCGATCAATGGTATAAAGGAGAGCTGGCGCAGGATTATGAGAAGATCAAAAAGTACCAGCTGGATAATTACTACGCAGGGCAGTGGACGGCTGCTTATGATAAATGGGCACGGCTGCTGGCCGGCTGGACGGTACATCCGGACTATCCTAAAGTGGCCTGGAATGCAGCACTTACATACGATATGATCTTTACACAACCCGTGTATTATGAGTTTGAGCAGATCAAAGTACCCACCTTGCTGATCATCGGGCAGCGGGACAGGACTGCATTGGGTAAAGCAAATGCGCCCGCTGCAGCAAAGGATACATTGGGGAACTATCCCGTTCTTGGAAAAAGAGCGGCAGCGAGGATCCCTTCAGCTAAACTCGTGGAGTTAGATGGGATAGGGCATTTGCCGCATATTGAAAGTTTTGGGCAATTCAGGAAAGCGTTACTTGAATTCCTCTAA
- a CDS encoding COX15/CtaA family protein — protein sequence MQQNKQNKAIIIWLFTGVFMIIVQVLLGGITRLTGSGLSITEWKPILGALPPMNEAAWQAAFAKYQEIGQAKYINSHFTLSDFKGIYFWEWLHRNWGRLIGIVFFIPFIYFIIKKKIDKSMIVPMIILFLLGGLQGAIGWIMVQSGLNDEDLYVSHIRLAIHFIAALSLLWYTLWFALKLSIPQKNIVSAPSLRKLSGWILALLTLQLFYGAFMAGLHAALSASTWPTINGMWWPMGMFTQGGFLEDITHNPITIQFIHRGLAYLLTILIALWYFRARPFSQLDAVRAVALLVVLLQVLLGVLTVLNSQVKIPLGFALAHQFTGMALLMVLVWARFVTKK from the coding sequence ATGCAGCAAAATAAGCAGAATAAAGCTATAATAATCTGGCTTTTCACCGGAGTTTTTATGATCATCGTGCAGGTACTCCTGGGAGGCATTACCCGTTTGACTGGTTCAGGGCTTTCCATCACGGAGTGGAAACCCATACTGGGCGCACTTCCTCCAATGAACGAAGCAGCCTGGCAGGCTGCTTTTGCCAAATACCAGGAGATCGGTCAGGCAAAATATATTAACAGTCATTTTACCTTGTCCGATTTTAAAGGCATTTATTTTTGGGAATGGTTGCATCGCAACTGGGGCCGCCTGATAGGCATCGTGTTTTTTATTCCCTTCATTTATTTTATTATAAAAAAGAAGATCGATAAAAGCATGATCGTTCCCATGATCATTTTATTCCTGCTGGGAGGCCTGCAGGGAGCCATCGGCTGGATCATGGTGCAAAGCGGATTAAATGATGAGGATCTGTACGTTAGTCATATTCGTTTAGCCATTCACTTTATTGCAGCACTGAGCCTGTTGTGGTATACCCTCTGGTTCGCTTTAAAACTCAGCATTCCGCAGAAAAATATTGTTTCAGCCCCCTCCCTCCGGAAATTATCCGGCTGGATCTTAGCATTACTTACGCTGCAATTATTCTACGGAGCCTTCATGGCAGGCCTTCATGCTGCATTATCTGCCAGTACCTGGCCTACCATTAATGGCATGTGGTGGCCAATGGGCATGTTCACACAAGGAGGCTTCCTGGAAGATATCACTCACAATCCTATCACTATCCAGTTCATTCACCGCGGGCTCGCCTACCTGCTCACCATATTGATTGCACTGTGGTATTTCCGCGCCAGGCCTTTTTCACAGCTGGATGCCGTTCGTGCAGTAGCCTTACTGGTAGTACTCCTGCAGGTTTTACTGGGTGTGCTCACTGTTTTAAACAGCCAGGTTAAAATTCCACTCGGTTTTGCACTGGCACATCAGTTCACCGGTATGGCACTACTCATGGTATTGGTTTGGGCAAGGTTCGTCACTAAAAAATAA
- a CDS encoding NAD(P)/FAD-dependent oxidoreductase, whose protein sequence is MITTSVCIIGAGPGGATAALQLDRLGISCVVVDKAVFPRDKVCGDGLSGKVLSWLEKVDKGIAQRLQQLVEKENSWGVKFVSPSRQSMDVPYKPNYNKAAESPIGFVCKRIHFDNFMVDELKRSPNVQLFEGTAVDKYTLEEDGYLISDASGQFQVKAKLLIIANGAHSSFTREVAQIKMEPKYYAAGIRAYYKGVKGMHEDSFIELHFLKNLLPGYLWIFPLPNGEANVGMDMLSDAVRDRKVNLKTLLTDTLKQDPIFAERFRDAEMTSSLDGYGLPLGSKKRVISGNRYMLVGDAAFIIDPFTGEGIGNAICTGVMAAQQAAACLEADNYTAETMAAYDERVYRVLWPELSLSYKLQRLVKYPRLFNWVFKMGVKNKQLRDVISSMFYEVDLRKKLTRPSFYFKLLLNR, encoded by the coding sequence ATGATTACCACTTCAGTATGTATTATAGGTGCAGGCCCCGGCGGGGCAACTGCTGCGCTACAATTAGACAGGTTAGGTATTTCCTGCGTTGTTGTTGATAAAGCCGTTTTCCCCCGCGACAAGGTTTGCGGCGACGGGCTTAGCGGAAAAGTATTATCCTGGCTTGAAAAGGTCGATAAAGGCATTGCGCAAAGATTGCAGCAGCTGGTGGAAAAAGAGAACAGCTGGGGCGTTAAGTTTGTTTCCCCCAGCCGCCAAAGCATGGACGTTCCTTACAAACCTAATTATAATAAAGCCGCAGAATCTCCCATCGGCTTCGTTTGCAAGCGGATCCACTTTGATAATTTTATGGTGGATGAATTGAAACGCAGCCCGAACGTTCAGTTATTTGAAGGCACCGCAGTAGATAAATATACCCTGGAAGAAGACGGCTATCTTATCTCTGATGCCTCCGGCCAGTTCCAGGTGAAAGCAAAGCTCCTGATCATCGCCAACGGCGCGCATTCCTCTTTCACCAGAGAGGTGGCGCAGATCAAAATGGAACCAAAGTATTATGCCGCGGGCATCCGTGCATACTACAAAGGCGTAAAAGGCATGCACGAGGATAGCTTTATAGAGCTGCACTTCCTGAAGAATCTCCTGCCCGGTTACCTCTGGATCTTCCCCTTACCAAACGGAGAGGCCAATGTAGGGATGGACATGTTGAGCGATGCCGTGCGGGACAGGAAAGTGAACCTTAAAACACTGCTCACCGATACACTGAAACAGGACCCCATATTTGCAGAACGTTTCCGCGATGCAGAAATGACAAGCAGCCTTGATGGATATGGCCTTCCCCTGGGTTCTAAAAAACGCGTGATCTCCGGCAACCGTTATATGCTGGTTGGCGACGCGGCTTTTATTATAGATCCGTTTACAGGAGAAGGGATCGGCAATGCTATCTGTACAGGCGTGATGGCCGCCCAACAGGCTGCTGCCTGCCTGGAAGCAGATAACTATACCGCGGAAACAATGGCGGCCTATGATGAACGTGTATATCGTGTGCTGTGGCCGGAACTGAGCCTTAGCTACAAATTACAGCGCCTGGTGAAATACCCCAGGCTGTTCAATTGGGTGTTTAAAATGGGGGTAAAGAACAAACAATTAAGGGATGTGATCTCCAGCATGTTCTATGAGGTAGACTTAAGAAAAAAGCTTACCAGACCATCTTTTTATTTTAAATTGTTGTTGAACCGGTAG
- a CDS encoding ribonuclease HII: MLLPYYQETLTEAGCDEAGRGCLAGPVFAAAVILPRDFRHPLLNDSKQLKESQRDELRVVIEQKAIAYAVASIDNEEIDRINILKASFKAMHEALARLLIQPQMLLIDGNRFNPYGNIPHTCVIQGDGIYASIAAASILAKTYRDEYMQQLHEQFPQYGWKENKGYPTRYHRDAIRTHGDTPYHRRTFRLLPDQLSLDGEEKW; the protein is encoded by the coding sequence TTGTTATTGCCGTATTACCAGGAAACGCTTACAGAAGCCGGATGTGATGAAGCCGGAAGAGGTTGCCTCGCAGGCCCTGTATTTGCGGCGGCAGTAATATTGCCACGGGACTTTCGTCATCCTTTGCTGAATGATTCCAAACAGCTGAAGGAGAGCCAGCGGGATGAATTAAGAGTAGTGATAGAGCAGAAGGCAATAGCGTATGCGGTGGCCAGTATCGACAATGAGGAAATAGACAGGATAAATATCCTGAAAGCCTCTTTCAAAGCGATGCACGAGGCATTGGCACGATTATTGATTCAGCCCCAGATGTTACTCATTGATGGTAATCGTTTCAATCCCTATGGCAATATCCCGCATACCTGCGTAATCCAGGGAGACGGAATTTATGCTTCGATCGCAGCGGCATCCATCCTGGCAAAAACCTACCGGGATGAATATATGCAACAGCTGCATGAACAGTTCCCGCAATACGGCTGGAAGGAGAACAAAGGTTATCCAACCAGGTATCACCGGGATGCCATCCGCACACATGGCGACACGCCCTATCACCGCAGGACGTTTCGTTTGTTACCGGATCAATTAAGTTTGGATGGGGAGGAAAAGTGGTAA
- a CDS encoding patatin-like phospholipase family protein, protein MKRLWLRFFYSFPIQLLLLHFRKYQILLIFWAILFSTINGGFAKLFGGDALYLAPEYMGKVNFYSTTVMGVATAIFTMSWNITTFILHSGRFKFLATTSQPFFRYCLNNAIIPGVFLLNLLWRGWQYQRWQELNSIPQVFLLAEGFICGFLVVIFFSFFYFFNADKNIGRRLYKKFGNPRNFLKTVLKPTQERDENTLPVINYFSSPWRVRRARNVDHYNKHYLDNIFKQHHFAAMITVGLALVFLVIMAYLMDYNAFRIPAGASVMIFFAFLIGVAGAYAYLLETWAIPILIGLILGMNWMVKNQWIDNRNKAYGLDYIEKDKRPLYSVQSLQDFFTASRSEADKKQTLQILENWKAKFPAGSKPPFIVINTSGGGSRSAAWTMNVLQRYDSLTKGKLLKHTMLMTGASGGMMGATYFRELYLREQMGKLNGPDLYDSLYCDRISRDLLNSVFSSFAVNDFITPFRHFYIGKNRYAKDRGYAFEMQLNINTDNVLNKTVSDYREAEFTAKIPMMIWCATINADGRRLFISPQPVSYLCAADYQYPTRSIRDIDGVDFGQFFNLQHAEHLRVTSAIRMSATFPYVLPNVFLPSNPIVDVMDAGIRDNFGQETSLRFLYTFREWINENTSGVIFMQIRDTRKNDVSPIKQKKDLGDLIFEPLFSMQAHWMSMQDFHQDHLINYMEGYFPGKFKRLIFQYVPQQAEKAAALSLHLTPREKQDIARGLENPGNIQAFQLLQEALEEFK, encoded by the coding sequence GTGAAAAGACTTTGGCTAAGATTCTTCTATTCTTTCCCTATTCAGCTCCTGCTGCTTCATTTCCGTAAGTACCAGATCCTGCTGATCTTTTGGGCCATTTTATTCAGCACCATCAATGGGGGCTTCGCCAAACTGTTTGGTGGAGACGCCTTATACCTGGCGCCGGAATATATGGGGAAAGTGAATTTTTACAGCACAACGGTGATGGGTGTTGCTACGGCCATCTTTACGATGAGCTGGAACATCACCACTTTTATCCTGCATAGCGGCAGGTTCAAATTTCTCGCCACCACCTCCCAGCCCTTTTTCCGTTACTGCCTGAACAATGCCATTATTCCCGGCGTTTTCCTGTTAAACCTTCTCTGGCGGGGATGGCAATACCAGCGCTGGCAGGAACTGAATTCTATTCCACAGGTATTTTTGCTGGCAGAAGGATTTATTTGCGGATTCCTGGTTGTTATCTTTTTCTCCTTCTTTTATTTCTTCAATGCAGATAAAAATATAGGCAGGCGTTTATATAAGAAGTTCGGTAACCCGCGCAACTTCCTGAAAACAGTTTTAAAACCCACACAGGAAAGAGATGAGAACACGCTGCCCGTTATCAATTATTTCTCCAGCCCCTGGCGCGTGCGCAGAGCCAGGAATGTTGATCACTACAATAAACACTATCTCGATAACATTTTCAAGCAACACCATTTTGCTGCCATGATAACAGTAGGCCTGGCACTGGTGTTCCTCGTGATCATGGCCTACCTGATGGACTACAATGCTTTCCGTATACCCGCAGGTGCCAGCGTAATGATCTTCTTTGCTTTCCTGATCGGAGTTGCCGGAGCTTACGCCTATCTGCTGGAAACATGGGCCATTCCCATACTGATAGGGCTTATCCTGGGCATGAACTGGATGGTGAAAAATCAATGGATCGATAACCGGAACAAAGCATACGGACTGGATTACATCGAGAAAGATAAACGCCCGCTGTATAGTGTGCAAAGCCTCCAGGACTTTTTCACGGCTTCCCGCAGTGAAGCAGATAAAAAACAAACTTTACAGATACTCGAAAACTGGAAGGCCAAATTCCCCGCCGGCTCTAAACCTCCGTTCATCGTAATCAATACCAGCGGCGGCGGCAGCCGTTCTGCCGCATGGACCATGAACGTACTGCAGCGGTACGACAGTCTTACGAAAGGAAAATTACTTAAGCACACCATGCTCATGACCGGGGCCTCCGGCGGAATGATGGGCGCTACTTATTTCCGGGAATTATATCTCAGGGAACAAATGGGCAAACTAAACGGCCCTGATCTATATGACAGCCTTTATTGCGACAGGATCTCCCGCGACCTGCTGAACTCTGTATTCAGCTCTTTTGCGGTGAATGATTTTATCACGCCTTTCAGGCATTTCTACATCGGCAAGAACCGTTATGCAAAAGACCGTGGTTATGCATTCGAAATGCAGCTGAACATTAATACGGACAATGTGTTGAATAAAACGGTTTCCGATTACCGGGAAGCAGAGTTCACCGCAAAGATCCCTATGATGATCTGGTGCGCTACCATCAATGCAGACGGGCGCCGCCTCTTTATTTCTCCCCAGCCGGTAAGTTATCTCTGCGCTGCAGATTATCAATATCCCACCCGCAGCATCCGTGATATTGACGGGGTTGATTTCGGGCAATTCTTTAACCTGCAGCATGCGGAACACCTCAGGGTAACCAGCGCCATCCGCATGAGCGCTACGTTCCCATATGTATTACCCAATGTTTTCCTGCCCAGCAACCCCATTGTGGATGTAATGGATGCCGGCATCAGGGATAATTTCGGGCAGGAAACCAGTCTTCGTTTCCTCTACACTTTCCGTGAATGGATCAATGAAAATACAAGCGGGGTTATATTCATGCAGATCAGGGACACACGTAAAAACGATGTAAGCCCCATCAAACAAAAGAAAGACCTGGGAGACCTGATCTTTGAACCACTGTTTTCTATGCAGGCCCACTGGATGAGCATGCAGGATTTTCACCAGGACCACCTGATCAATTACATGGAAGGTTATTTCCCCGGCAAGTTCAAACGCCTCATTTTTCAGTATGTTCCGCAACAGGCTGAAAAAGCCGCTGCGCTTAGCTTACACCTCACTCCACGGGAAAAGCAGGATATTGCCCGCGGCCTGGAAAACCCCGGTAACATACAGGCGTTCCAGTTATTGCAGGAGGCTTTAGAGGAATTCAAGTAA